The Neodiprion fabricii isolate iyNeoFabr1 chromosome 4, iyNeoFabr1.1, whole genome shotgun sequence genome window below encodes:
- the LOC124181381 gene encoding D-arabinitol dehydrogenase 1-like: MEYLSFDPKSKKLTLEECAVPSPSEKEVLIKVSHSGICGTDLHILDGAFPCKDGPLILGHEFSGLVQAVGSAVTAFKVGQKVVADPNTGCNTCDFCHGGNYHFCRLGGVHNTIGIFRDGGWATHVLVPDSQVHLVPEGVKLPQAALVEPLSCLVHGWDILNPVHVGTRILIIGAGIIGSLWSCLLHLYGQRKTVTISEPQVKRRRLFENLDLGFKTVAPEDLKGSEFDLAIDCSGSGPAMQEALTLLGRGGRLCVFGVANPNTEVKFKPFEVYARELAIVGVNINPFTFPKALSLITAMTDTYLDYEKLGIGVYSLKQYQEALTALRNGDISKVVFKF; encoded by the exons atGGAGTATTTGAGCTTTGATCCGAAAAGTAAAAAGCTGACGCTGGAAGAATGCGCCGTTCCTTCGCCATCCGAGAAGGAAGTTCTAATCAAGGTTTCACATTCTGGAATCTGCGGTACCGATTTACACATACTCGAC GGCGCCTTCCCCTGCAAAGATGGCCCGCTAATTTTGGGTCACGAGTTCTCCGGTCTTGTGCAGGCTGTCGGTTCGGCGGTAACGGCTTTCAAGGTCGGGCAAAAAGTTGTCGCTGATCCGAACACTGGGTGCAATACTTGCGACTTTTGCCACGGCGGTAACTACCACTTTTGCAGACTCGGCGGTGTTCACAACACCATAGGAATATTTCGTGACGGGGGCTGGGCTACCCACGTCCTAGTTCCCGACTCCCAA GTACACTTAGTGCCCGAGGGAGTGAAACTACCTCAAGCAGCCCTGGTCGAGCCATTGTCCTGCCTGGTCCACGGTTGGGACATATTAAATCCTGTCCATGTTGGTACGAGAATTTTGATAATAGGAGCGGGAATAATCGGTTCGTTGTGGTCGTGTCTCCTCCATCTCTACGGTCAGCGAAAAACAGTGACGATCAGCGAGCCTCAGGTGAAGCGGAGACGACTGTTCGAAAATTTGG ATTTGGGCTTCAAGACTGTTGCTCCGGAGGATTTAAAGGGCTCGGAGTTCGATCTAGCGATAGATTGCAGTGGCTCAGGTCCCGCTATGCAGGAAGCCTTGACTTTGCTGGGCAGGGGAGGACGGCTCTGCGTTTTTGGAGTCGCCAATCCGAATACGGAAGTCAAATTCAAACCGTTCGAG GTTTACGCGAGGGAATTGGCCATTGTCGGCGTGAACATTAATCCATTCACCTTCCCGAAAGCTTTGTCTCTGATAACGGCTATGACCGACACTTATCTCGACTACGAAAAACTAGGAATAGGTGTCTACTCGTTGAAACAGTATCAGGAGGCTTTGACTGCTCTGAGGAACGGTGATATCAGTAAAGTAGTATTTAAATTTTAG
- the LOC124181379 gene encoding lachesin isoform X2: METFGVYLLFALLQLVAAQRTPTISYISQEQIRDIGGTVDLQCSVQYAQDFPVLWVKATKDQLPISTGTTLIIRDSRFSLRYDTASSTYTLQIKDIQETDAATYQCQVIISLSNKISAEVDLQVRRQPVISDNSTRSLVTSEGQSVQLQCYASGHPYPRISWRRENNALLPTGGSIYRGNTLKISAIRKEDRGTYYCVAENGVGKGARRNIAVEVEFAPVITAPRPRLGQALQYDMDLECHVEAYPPPAITWMKDEVTLSNNQHYSISHFATADEFTDTTIRVITIEKRQYGQYVCKAANKLGTSETQVELFEISIPNINYPGLRWAAAPRCILSKWLMAFMSLVICTSLWSFD, encoded by the exons ATGGAAACCTTTGGCGTGTACCTGTTATTCGCATTGCTACAGCTGG TGGCAGCCCAGCGTACGCCGACCATCAGTTATATATCTCAGGAACAAATAAGAGACATCGGAGGTACAGTAGATCTGCAATGTTCGGTGCAATATGCTCAAGACTTTCCAGTTCTTTGGGTGAAAGCAACCAAAGATCAGTTGCCCATTTCTACTGGGACAACGCTGATCATCCGTGACAGTCGGTTCTCCTTGCGATATGATACTGCATCTTCAACATATACGTTGCAG ATTAAGGATATACAGGAAACTGACGCAGCCACATACCAATGTCAAGTAATCATCTCACTCAGTAACAAGATCTCTGCAGAAGTCGATCTGCAAGTACGTAGGCAGCCGGTTATTAGTGATAATTCAACACGATCTCTGGTCACAAGCGAAGGACAGAGTGTACAGCTGCAGTGCTATGCTTCGGGGCATCCTTATCCAAGAATTTCTTGGCGCAGGGAAAATAACGCTCTATTACCTACCGGGGGTTCAATTTATCG CGGCAACACTCTTAAAATCTCAGCAATTCGAAAAGAAGACCGTGGCACATATTATTGTGTGGCAGAAAATGGAGTGGGAAAAGGAGCGAGACGTAACATTGCTGTGGAAGTAGAATTCGCACCAGTTATAACTGCTCCACGTCCACGTTTGGGTCAAGCTTTGCAATACGACATGgatttggaatgtcacgttgAAGCTTATCCTCCACCTGCAATTACCTGGATGAAAGACGAGGTCACGCTGTCAAACAATCAGCACTACAGTATCTCTCATTTCGCTACCGCTGATGAATTTACTGACACAACAATCAGGGTCATCACCATTGAAAAGCGGCAATATGGCCAATACGTATGCAAAGCTGCGAATAAGCTGGGAACATCTGAAACCCAAGTCGAGCTCTTCG aaatttccaTACCAAACATTAACTATCCAGGACTACGTTGGGCCGCAGCACCGCGATGCATCCTATCCAAATGGTTGATGGCCTTTATGAGCCTTGTAATTTGTACCAGTTTATGGTCGTTCGATTGA
- the LOC124181382 gene encoding lachesin-like, protein MNSFLVYLVFLAVTLRTATLQDRPAITYISPKQIKAVGDAVSLSCVADNAVDIPVLWTKVAEHTLYISSGSALVVPDNRYSVATHRNATSLEFTLTISNLQLIDAGLYKCVLSIGPENRPSADVELNVRQPSQ, encoded by the exons ATGAATTCCTTTCTCGTGTACCTGGTCTTTCTAGCCGTGACGCTACGAACAG CTACTTTGCAGGATCGGCCAGCTATTACTTACATTTCGCCGAAACAAATTAAAGCGGTCGGAGACGCTGTGAGCCTGTCATGTGTCGCTGATAATGCTGTGGATATTCCTGTTCTCTGGACAAAGGTTGCAGAACATACCCTATATATATCAAGCGGAAGTGCACTTGTTGTTCCTGACAACCGTTATTCAGTGGCTACACACCGTAACGCAACATCTTTGGAGTTTACATTGACG ATCTCTAATCTTCAATTAATAGACGCCGGACTCTATAAATGTGTATTATCCATCGGCCCTGAGAACCGACCTTCTGCCGATGTGGAATTAAATGTTCGCCAACCATCGCAGTGA
- the LOC124181379 gene encoding lachesin isoform X1 — translation METFGVYLLFALLQLVAAQRTPTISYISQEQIRDIGGTVDLQCSVQYAQDFPVLWVKATKDQLPISTGTTLIIRDSRFSLRYDTASSTYTLQIKDIQETDAATYQCQVIISLSNKISAEVDLQVRRQPVISDNSTRSLVTSEGQSVQLQCYASGHPYPRISWRRENNALLPTGGSIYRGNTLKISAIRKEDRGTYYCVAENGVGKGARRNIAVEVEFAPVITAPRPRLGQALQYDMDLECHVEAYPPPAITWMKDEVTLSNNQHYSISHFATADEFTDTTIRVITIEKRQYGQYVCKAANKLGTSETQVELFETIIPVCPPACGQAHYGATVTPLSSGPLVAFAILVAAIFRNFHTKH, via the exons ATGGAAACCTTTGGCGTGTACCTGTTATTCGCATTGCTACAGCTGG TGGCAGCCCAGCGTACGCCGACCATCAGTTATATATCTCAGGAACAAATAAGAGACATCGGAGGTACAGTAGATCTGCAATGTTCGGTGCAATATGCTCAAGACTTTCCAGTTCTTTGGGTGAAAGCAACCAAAGATCAGTTGCCCATTTCTACTGGGACAACGCTGATCATCCGTGACAGTCGGTTCTCCTTGCGATATGATACTGCATCTTCAACATATACGTTGCAG ATTAAGGATATACAGGAAACTGACGCAGCCACATACCAATGTCAAGTAATCATCTCACTCAGTAACAAGATCTCTGCAGAAGTCGATCTGCAAGTACGTAGGCAGCCGGTTATTAGTGATAATTCAACACGATCTCTGGTCACAAGCGAAGGACAGAGTGTACAGCTGCAGTGCTATGCTTCGGGGCATCCTTATCCAAGAATTTCTTGGCGCAGGGAAAATAACGCTCTATTACCTACCGGGGGTTCAATTTATCG CGGCAACACTCTTAAAATCTCAGCAATTCGAAAAGAAGACCGTGGCACATATTATTGTGTGGCAGAAAATGGAGTGGGAAAAGGAGCGAGACGTAACATTGCTGTGGAAGTAGAATTCGCACCAGTTATAACTGCTCCACGTCCACGTTTGGGTCAAGCTTTGCAATACGACATGgatttggaatgtcacgttgAAGCTTATCCTCCACCTGCAATTACCTGGATGAAAGACGAGGTCACGCTGTCAAACAATCAGCACTACAGTATCTCTCATTTCGCTACCGCTGATGAATTTACTGACACAACAATCAGGGTCATCACCATTGAAAAGCGGCAATATGGCCAATACGTATGCAAAGCTGCGAATAAGCTGGGAACATCTGAAACCCAAGTCGAGCTCTTCG AAACTATTATTCCTGTCTGTCCACCGGCTTGTGGTCAGGCACATTATGGAGCTACTGTGACGCCACTCTCATCAGGACCATTGGTGGCCTTTGCCATTCTTGTAGCAGCTATTTTCCG aaatttccaTACCAAACATTAA